Proteins encoded in a region of the Sphingomonas sp. OV641 genome:
- a CDS encoding GNAT family N-acetyltransferase — MDMNVTARVATGVREVPAHLWDACAGAANPFVSHAFLSALEESGSVGGRTGWQPVPVIVDGADGAPVAIAPAYAKSHSQGEYVFDHAWADAWERAGGAYYPKLQIAAPFTPVPGPRLLLRDPAAAPALIAALEAMTDQHDLSSAHATFVLPEEVPAFEAAGWLIREGTQFHWRNDGFGTFDDFLATLASRKRKAIRKERAAAVQGLEIRHLTGAEIGAREWDAFWTFYQDTGSRKWGRPYLTRSFFPLLGERMGDRLLLILAYRNGEPIAGALNLIGADSLYGRYWGATEEVPFLHFELCYYQAIDAAIARGLTTVEAGAQGEHKLTRGYAPISTWSAHYIPNPGFRRAVADFLVRERAAVEMDQQFLERLTPFRKGD; from the coding sequence ATGGACATGAACGTCACCGCCCGTGTGGCAACCGGCGTCCGAGAGGTTCCCGCGCATCTGTGGGATGCCTGCGCGGGCGCCGCCAACCCCTTTGTCAGCCACGCCTTCCTTTCCGCGCTGGAGGAATCGGGAAGTGTCGGCGGCCGCACCGGGTGGCAGCCAGTTCCCGTGATCGTGGATGGTGCGGACGGCGCCCCCGTCGCAATCGCCCCGGCCTATGCAAAGTCGCACAGTCAGGGCGAATATGTCTTCGATCACGCCTGGGCGGACGCGTGGGAGCGTGCAGGCGGCGCCTATTATCCGAAGCTTCAGATCGCCGCTCCTTTTACGCCCGTGCCCGGCCCTCGCCTGCTGCTGCGCGATCCCGCGGCCGCCCCGGCGCTGATCGCCGCGCTGGAGGCTATGACCGACCAGCACGATCTGTCCTCCGCCCACGCCACCTTCGTGTTACCGGAGGAAGTGCCCGCTTTTGAGGCTGCCGGCTGGCTGATCCGCGAGGGCACGCAATTCCACTGGCGCAATGACGGGTTCGGCACGTTCGACGATTTCCTCGCCACCCTCGCCAGCCGCAAGCGGAAGGCGATTCGCAAGGAGCGCGCGGCGGCCGTCCAGGGGCTGGAGATCCGCCATCTGACCGGCGCGGAGATCGGCGCTCGCGAGTGGGACGCCTTCTGGACCTTCTACCAGGATACCGGCAGCCGCAAATGGGGCCGGCCCTATCTCACGCGGTCCTTCTTTCCCCTGCTAGGCGAGCGCATGGGTGATCGCCTGCTGCTGATCCTGGCGTATCGGAACGGTGAGCCGATCGCTGGCGCACTGAACCTGATCGGCGCGGATTCACTCTATGGCCGCTATTGGGGCGCGACCGAGGAGGTCCCGTTCCTCCATTTCGAGCTTTGCTATTATCAGGCCATCGACGCTGCGATCGCGCGCGGCCTCACGACGGTGGAGGCCGGCGCCCAGGGCGAGCACAAGCTCACCCGCGGCTATGCGCCAATTTCCACCTGGTCGGCGCACTACATCCCCAATCCGGGCTTCCGCCGTGCGGTGGCCGACTTTCTCGTGCGCGAACGCGCAGCGGTCGAGATGGACCAGCAGTTCCTCGAGCGGCTCACCCCCTTTCGCAAGGGAGATTGA
- a CDS encoding DUF3572 domain-containing protein yields MNRGVSNEEPADALALRALAWTLSDPDRAGRLLSLTGLDPDDLRARLTDSAVLAACLQFLEAHEPDLVACAQSLDVRPEALVRARHQLESL; encoded by the coding sequence ATGAATCGAGGCGTTTCAAACGAAGAACCGGCCGACGCGCTCGCCCTTCGCGCTCTTGCCTGGACGCTGTCCGATCCGGATCGCGCCGGGCGGCTGCTGTCGCTGACCGGGCTCGACCCGGATGATCTGCGCGCGCGGCTGACCGATTCGGCCGTGCTCGCCGCCTGTCTCCAGTTCCTGGAGGCGCACGAGCCCGATCTTGTCGCCTGCGCACAATCGCTCGACGTCCGGCCGGAGGCGCTGGTACGCGCTCGTCACCAATTGGAGTCGTTATGA
- a CDS encoding DUF1489 family protein, with amino-acid sequence MPSQTEAPPPLPPLHITKVAFGHTSVDLLAYRLKERGADGPLFLTTRYLPKRHEEIAGRGSLFWIIKHQLVARSPILSFGEAEGGRVAIHIDPAIRLVAARPKRAHQGWRYLEHADAPADLGGDGTGMAALPPALLGRLAELGLI; translated from the coding sequence ATGCCGTCCCAAACTGAAGCTCCGCCCCCTCTGCCGCCGCTGCACATCACGAAGGTCGCCTTCGGCCACACCAGTGTCGATCTTCTCGCGTACCGCCTGAAGGAGCGCGGCGCCGACGGGCCTTTGTTCCTTACCACGCGCTACCTGCCCAAGCGGCACGAGGAAATCGCCGGCCGCGGCTCGCTCTTCTGGATCATCAAGCATCAGCTCGTCGCGCGCTCGCCGATCCTGTCGTTCGGTGAAGCGGAGGGCGGCCGAGTCGCGATCCACATCGACCCTGCGATCCGGCTGGTCGCCGCTCGGCCCAAGCGCGCGCATCAGGGGTGGCGCTATCTGGAGCATGCGGACGCACCGGCGGACCTGGGTGGCGACGGTACCGGCATGGCCGCGCTGCCGCCGGCCTTGCTCGGCAGGCTAGCCGAGCTCGGCCTGATTTAG
- the rlmN gene encoding 23S rRNA (adenine(2503)-C(2))-methyltransferase RlmN: MPIPGHIDPVPVARAITPRADGRVDLVGLSKTELREALAAAGLESKQAKLRAKQIWHWIYNRGATDFSVMTDIAKAQHPWLTERFVIGRPQVVEAQVSSDGTRKWLLRSDDGQDFEMVFIPDADRGTLCVSSQVGCTLNCTFCHTGTMKLVRNLTAGEIVGQVMLARDGLGEWPSQPEGRMLTNIVMMGMGEPLYNFENVRDALSVVMDGDGLALSKRRITLSTSGVVPMMARAGAEIGVNLAVSLHAVTKPVRDEIVPLNRKYGIEELLQACADYPGANNARRITFEYVMLKDKNDSDDDARELVRLLRHYKLPAKVNLIPFNPWPGANYECSTPERIRSFSNIVFEAGISAPVRTPRGRDIDAACGQLKTAAERKSRAQMDREAAAAEA; encoded by the coding sequence ATGCCCATCCCGGGGCACATCGATCCCGTGCCCGTGGCACGCGCGATAACGCCGCGCGCGGACGGCCGCGTGGACCTTGTCGGTCTCTCCAAGACAGAGCTGCGGGAGGCGCTCGCCGCCGCCGGGCTGGAGTCCAAGCAGGCGAAGCTGCGCGCCAAGCAGATCTGGCACTGGATCTACAATCGGGGTGCCACGGACTTTTCGGTGATGACCGACATTGCCAAGGCGCAGCATCCTTGGCTGACGGAACGGTTCGTGATCGGCCGCCCGCAAGTGGTGGAGGCGCAGGTTTCCTCTGATGGTACCCGCAAGTGGCTGCTCCGCTCGGACGATGGGCAGGACTTTGAGATGGTGTTCATCCCCGATGCCGATCGGGGCACCTTGTGCGTGTCGAGCCAGGTCGGGTGTACGCTGAACTGCACCTTCTGCCACACCGGCACGATGAAGCTGGTCCGCAACCTGACCGCCGGCGAAATCGTCGGCCAGGTCATGCTGGCGCGCGATGGCCTCGGCGAATGGCCCAGCCAGCCCGAGGGCCGCATGCTCACCAACATCGTGATGATGGGCATGGGCGAGCCGCTCTATAATTTCGAGAACGTCCGTGACGCGCTGTCCGTGGTGATGGACGGCGACGGTCTCGCCTTGTCGAAGCGCCGCATCACCCTGTCCACCTCTGGCGTCGTGCCGATGATGGCGCGCGCCGGCGCGGAGATTGGGGTCAACCTTGCCGTCTCCCTCCATGCGGTCACCAAGCCGGTCCGTGATGAGATCGTGCCGCTCAACCGCAAATACGGCATCGAGGAACTGCTGCAGGCTTGTGCCGACTATCCCGGCGCCAACAACGCGCGGCGCATTACGTTTGAATATGTGATGCTGAAGGACAAGAATGATTCGGACGACGACGCTCGTGAGCTCGTCCGCCTGCTGCGCCACTACAAGCTGCCGGCGAAGGTGAACCTGATCCCATTCAATCCCTGGCCCGGCGCGAATTATGAATGCTCCACGCCGGAGCGGATCCGTTCCTTTTCGAACATCGTGTTCGAGGCCGGCATCTCCGCGCCTGTTCGCACCCCGCGGGGTCGTGACATTGACGCCGCCTGCGGTCAGCTGAAGACCGCTGCGGAACGCAAGAGCCGCGCTCAAATGGATCGCGAAGCCGCCGCGGCGGAGGCATGA
- a CDS encoding RidA family protein: protein MTDRIDQKLAELGLTLPTAAAPVATYVPAVEAGGLLHVSGQLPFRDGKVVTGQLGGDLDVAAGQEAAKLCALMVVAQTKAALGDLSRVARIVKLGVFVNSAVGFGDQPEVANGASDLMVALFDDAGKHARAAVGVAALPRNAAVEVDAIIAVAG, encoded by the coding sequence ATGACTGACCGTATCGATCAAAAGCTCGCGGAGCTCGGCCTTACCCTGCCGACCGCCGCCGCCCCTGTTGCCACCTATGTCCCGGCCGTCGAGGCCGGAGGTCTTCTTCATGTCTCCGGGCAGCTCCCGTTCCGCGATGGCAAGGTCGTCACTGGCCAGCTCGGTGGCGATCTGGACGTTGCCGCCGGTCAGGAAGCGGCCAAGCTGTGCGCGCTGATGGTCGTCGCACAGACGAAGGCGGCACTCGGCGATCTCTCGCGCGTCGCACGCATCGTGAAGCTCGGCGTTTTCGTGAACTCGGCTGTCGGCTTCGGTGATCAGCCTGAGGTCGCCAATGGTGCGTCGGACCTGATGGTCGCGCTGTTCGACGATGCGGGCAAGCATGCCCGCGCTGCGGTGGGTGTCGCCGCTCTGCCGCGCAATGCCGCGGTCGAGGTGGATGCCATCATCGCGGTGGCGGGCTGA
- the mgtE gene encoding magnesium transporter — protein MSDTELRGDDRIEEGERQLDEDDRLKPEFVNAVLEAVEAGQREEAKRLVEPLHPADIADLFELTPEDQRAPLAAAVADLLDGDVFAEMNDYVREQLIDALDARQVADIASELDTDDAVAIIEDLDAEDQREVLRAMEPDDRAAIEEALSYPEESAGRLMQRELIAVPEHWTVGDTIDYLRGHEELTTDFWEVFVVDPAHKPVGTCALSWILRTPRSVSMSDVMKREQTLIPVDMDQEEVALRFQKYALISAAVTDGSGRLVGMITVDDIVHIIQEEAGEDALLLSGAGEGDINEPVMDSYKARVRWLIANLFTALLASFIISRFETTIQRMVALATLMPIVAGVGGNAGTQTLAVTVRAMATNQLTQSNTARAIVREIRVALLNGVTVALVIGTGVAVIFANPMLGGVIAAAMMTNILVAGLAGVLVPVMLERLNADPAVSSSVFVTMTTDSIGFLAFLGLATASGLVG, from the coding sequence ATGAGCGATACCGAACTCCGCGGCGATGACCGTATCGAAGAAGGCGAGCGCCAGCTCGACGAGGATGATCGGCTGAAGCCGGAATTCGTCAACGCGGTGCTGGAGGCGGTCGAGGCTGGCCAGAGGGAGGAAGCCAAGCGGCTCGTCGAACCGCTTCACCCCGCAGATATCGCCGACCTGTTCGAGCTTACCCCGGAGGATCAGCGCGCACCGCTGGCTGCCGCGGTAGCCGACCTGCTCGACGGCGACGTGTTCGCCGAAATGAACGATTACGTTCGCGAACAGCTGATCGATGCGCTGGACGCACGTCAGGTCGCGGACATCGCCTCCGAACTCGATACCGACGACGCGGTCGCGATCATCGAGGATCTCGACGCCGAGGACCAGCGCGAGGTGCTCCGGGCGATGGAGCCCGATGATCGCGCCGCGATCGAAGAGGCGCTGAGCTATCCGGAGGAATCTGCCGGCCGTCTGATGCAGCGCGAGCTGATCGCGGTGCCCGAGCATTGGACCGTTGGCGACACGATCGATTACCTGCGCGGCCATGAGGAGCTGACCACCGACTTCTGGGAGGTTTTCGTGGTCGACCCGGCGCACAAGCCGGTTGGCACCTGTGCCCTCTCCTGGATCCTGCGCACGCCCCGCTCCGTCTCCATGTCGGACGTCATGAAACGGGAGCAGACGCTGATCCCGGTCGACATGGATCAGGAAGAAGTCGCGCTTCGCTTTCAGAAATATGCGCTGATCTCCGCCGCCGTGACCGATGGTTCCGGCCGCCTTGTCGGCATGATCACCGTCGACGATATCGTTCACATCATCCAGGAAGAAGCGGGCGAGGACGCGCTGCTGCTGTCGGGGGCCGGCGAAGGCGACATCAACGAACCGGTGATGGACAGCTACAAGGCACGCGTGCGCTGGCTGATCGCCAACCTGTTCACCGCATTGCTCGCCTCGTTCATCATTTCGCGCTTCGAGACCACGATTCAGCGGATGGTGGCGCTGGCGACGTTGATGCCGATCGTTGCGGGGGTCGGCGGCAATGCCGGTACGCAGACGCTGGCCGTCACCGTCCGCGCCATGGCGACTAATCAGTTGACGCAGTCGAACACCGCGCGCGCGATCGTGCGTGAAATCCGGGTCGCGTTGCTCAACGGCGTAACGGTGGCGCTGGTAATCGGAACCGGTGTGGCCGTCATCTTCGCGAACCCGATGCTGGGCGGCGTGATCGCCGCGGCGATGATGACCAACATCCTCGTCGCCGGTCTTGCGGGCGTCCTAGTGCCGGTGATGCTGGAACGGCTGAACGCGGACCCCGCCGTCTCGTCATCCGTGTTCGTGACGATGACAACCGACTCGATCGGCTTTCTGGCGTTCCTTGGTCTCGCGACTGCCTCTGGCCTCGTCGGCTGA
- a CDS encoding response regulator, whose translation MAKKVLVVEDNELNLKLFCDLLRAHEYAAEPVRDGREAVSRARELSPDLIIMDIQMPHVTGYELILELKKDGDLQSIPVMAVTAYAGRDDEERIRAAGAEAYVSKPISLSRFMDVVGTLI comes from the coding sequence GTGGCAAAGAAGGTGCTCGTTGTCGAGGACAACGAACTGAACCTCAAGCTGTTCTGTGACCTGCTCCGCGCGCACGAATATGCCGCCGAACCGGTACGCGATGGCCGGGAAGCCGTGTCGCGCGCCCGGGAGCTTTCACCGGATCTGATCATCATGGACATCCAGATGCCGCATGTGACCGGGTATGAGCTGATCCTGGAGCTGAAAAAGGACGGCGACCTGCAGTCTATCCCGGTGATGGCGGTGACCGCCTATGCCGGGCGCGATGACGAGGAGCGCATTCGCGCAGCCGGGGCCGAAGCTTATGTGTCGAAACCGATCAGCCTGTCGCGCTTCATGGATGTGGTCGGCACGCTAATCTAA
- a CDS encoding peptidylprolyl isomerase, whose protein sequence is MADTYSTLVMTLDDGDVTIKLRPDLAPEHVNRIAELANEGFYDGVVFHRVIPGFMAQGGDPTGTGMHGSDKPNLRQEFSKEPHVRGVCSMARTNDPNSANSQFFICFDDARFLDGQYTVWGEVTGGMELIDALPKGEPPRQPGKIVTMRAS, encoded by the coding sequence ATGGCTGATACGTATAGCACGCTGGTGATGACGCTGGACGACGGCGACGTCACAATCAAGCTGCGCCCCGATCTGGCGCCCGAGCACGTCAACCGCATCGCCGAGCTTGCGAATGAGGGCTTTTACGACGGCGTCGTGTTTCACCGCGTGATCCCGGGCTTCATGGCGCAGGGCGGCGATCCGACCGGCACCGGCATGCACGGGTCCGACAAGCCGAATCTTCGCCAGGAGTTTTCCAAGGAGCCGCACGTGCGCGGCGTCTGCTCCATGGCGCGGACCAATGATCCGAACAGCGCCAATTCGCAGTTCTTCATCTGCTTCGACGATGCGCGGTTCCTTGATGGCCAGTACACCGTCTGGGGTGAAGTGACCGGCGGCATGGAGCTTATCGACGCGCTGCCCAAGGGTGAGCCGCCGCGCCAGCCGGGCAAGATCGTGACCATGCGCGCTTCCTGA
- a CDS encoding DUF2490 domain-containing protein has protein sequence MCLSTAAEADTNHGGQIWGSVQVTAPIADDVFLTAEMQPRFSTRNAATAPITIIPPIVSWRKSESLILSGGYLYAFIDGARLPHDLHESRFFQQASYRLGVIGRLGIRAQTRVEQRQRSTGKDWNLRVAQQILLATPLTRKESGGPVGVVSAELYWNLTDADWGARKGYDDLWTFIGVQYPVSSTTAFELGYLNQRQRQVNGQANMNHAAVIGVSFQLAGKIVPPKVVPTTGPGLQPLPDREPVR, from the coding sequence ATGTGCCTTTCGACGGCTGCAGAAGCCGACACCAACCACGGGGGGCAGATCTGGGGCAGCGTGCAGGTCACCGCCCCGATTGCGGACGATGTGTTCCTGACCGCGGAAATGCAGCCGCGTTTCTCTACACGCAATGCTGCGACTGCGCCGATAACCATCATCCCCCCAATCGTTTCATGGCGGAAGAGCGAGTCGCTGATCCTGTCCGGCGGTTATCTTTACGCCTTTATCGATGGTGCACGGCTGCCGCACGACCTGCATGAGAGCCGCTTCTTTCAGCAGGCGTCCTATCGATTGGGAGTGATCGGGCGGTTGGGTATTCGCGCGCAGACCAGGGTGGAGCAGCGCCAGAGATCGACCGGCAAGGACTGGAACCTGCGCGTCGCGCAACAAATCCTTCTCGCCACGCCGCTGACCCGGAAGGAGAGCGGCGGTCCGGTAGGGGTGGTTTCGGCCGAGCTCTATTGGAACCTCACCGACGCGGACTGGGGTGCGCGCAAGGGATATGATGACCTTTGGACCTTTATCGGGGTACAATATCCGGTGTCGTCGACCACGGCGTTCGAGCTTGGCTACCTCAATCAGCGGCAGCGGCAGGTGAACGGCCAGGCGAACATGAACCACGCCGCCGTGATCGGCGTGTCGTTCCAACTCGCGGGCAAGATCGTGCCGCCGAAAGTGGTGCCCACGACCGGCCCAGGCCTGCAGCCGCTGCCGGATCGCGAACCTGTTCGCTAG
- a CDS encoding CDC48 family AAA ATPase: MADGEPATTQKLQVANARPEDSGRGIAHLPRAFMASLGLTEGDVIEIIGKKTTPARAVGPYQEDEGLAIVRIDGLQRANAGVGSGDFVEVRKAESNPATRVVFAPAAQNLRLQGSTVALKRTFIGRPLAQGDVVATAGHQRVANMPPGMQQFVNAPAYALQEIRLVVVSAAPKGIVHIDENTEVELRPEYEEPNDARRADVTYDDIGGMAATIDQLREMVELPLRYPELFQRLGVDPPKGVLLHGPPGTGKTRLARAVANESDAQFFLINGPEIMGSAYGESEGRLRQVFEEASKSAPSIVFIDEIDSIAPKRGQVSGEAEKRVVAQLLTLMDGLEARANLVVIAATNRPEAIDEALRRPGRFDREIIVGVPDERGRREILGIHTRGMPLGDKVDLNELARTTFGFVGADLAALTREAAIEAVRRIMPRLNLEERTIPPEVLDTLAVTREDFMEALKRVQPSAMREVMVQAPTVRWEDVGGLDDAQMRLKEGVELPLKDPDAFRRLGIRPAKGFLLYGPPGTGKTLLAKAVAREAEANFIATKSSDLLSKWYGESEQQITRLFARARQVAPTVIFIDELDSLVPARGGGLGEPQVTERVVNTILAEMDGLEELQSVVVIGATNRPNLVDPALLRPGRFDELIYVGVPNAAGRRRILAIQTQKMPLADDVDLDVIAERTDRFTGADLEDVVRRAGMIALRESLQTKEVRQSHFLAALEESRASVTSEMERDYEQIAAKLKQDAASIQPIGFITPGQLTPRGEKKD; this comes from the coding sequence TTGGCCGATGGCGAACCCGCTACGACCCAGAAGCTGCAGGTCGCTAACGCGCGGCCGGAAGACAGCGGAAGAGGCATCGCACACCTGCCACGCGCCTTCATGGCATCGCTCGGGCTGACCGAAGGCGATGTGATTGAGATCATCGGCAAGAAAACGACGCCGGCACGGGCCGTTGGTCCCTATCAGGAGGATGAGGGGCTAGCGATCGTCCGCATTGACGGTTTGCAGCGCGCAAATGCGGGCGTTGGCTCCGGCGACTTCGTGGAAGTGCGCAAGGCGGAGTCGAATCCGGCGACTCGCGTCGTCTTCGCACCGGCGGCGCAGAACCTCCGGCTTCAGGGCTCCACCGTGGCGCTGAAGCGCACCTTCATTGGCCGGCCGCTGGCGCAAGGTGACGTGGTGGCGACCGCCGGCCACCAGCGCGTGGCGAACATGCCGCCGGGCATGCAGCAGTTCGTCAACGCGCCCGCCTATGCGCTGCAGGAGATCCGCCTTGTCGTCGTATCTGCTGCGCCCAAGGGTATCGTCCACATCGACGAGAATACCGAGGTTGAGCTTCGTCCCGAATATGAGGAGCCGAACGACGCACGGCGCGCCGACGTCACGTATGACGATATCGGCGGCATGGCAGCGACGATCGATCAGCTGCGCGAGATGGTCGAACTGCCGCTGCGCTATCCCGAGCTGTTCCAGCGGCTGGGCGTCGATCCGCCCAAGGGCGTGCTGCTGCATGGCCCGCCCGGCACCGGCAAGACGCGGCTTGCCCGCGCGGTCGCGAACGAGAGCGACGCGCAATTCTTCCTGATCAACGGCCCGGAGATCATGGGCTCGGCCTATGGCGAATCCGAAGGGCGGCTGCGCCAGGTATTCGAGGAAGCGTCCAAGTCTGCGCCGTCGATCGTCTTCATCGACGAGATCGACTCGATCGCGCCCAAACGCGGGCAGGTGTCGGGTGAGGCCGAGAAGCGCGTTGTCGCGCAGCTGCTGACGCTGATGGACGGGCTGGAGGCGCGCGCGAACCTGGTCGTGATCGCCGCGACCAATCGTCCAGAGGCGATCGATGAGGCGCTGCGCCGGCCAGGCCGATTTGATCGCGAGATTATTGTCGGCGTGCCCGACGAGCGCGGGCGCCGGGAAATTTTGGGCATCCACACGCGCGGTATGCCGCTGGGCGACAAGGTCGACCTGAACGAACTGGCGCGGACCACGTTTGGTTTTGTCGGCGCAGATCTGGCGGCGCTGACGCGTGAGGCAGCGATCGAGGCGGTGCGACGGATCATGCCGCGGCTGAACCTGGAGGAGCGCACGATCCCGCCCGAGGTGCTCGATACGTTGGCGGTGACGCGCGAGGATTTCATGGAGGCGCTGAAGCGTGTCCAGCCGAGTGCCATGCGCGAGGTGATGGTGCAGGCGCCGACCGTTCGCTGGGAGGATGTTGGCGGGCTGGACGATGCGCAGATGCGGCTCAAGGAAGGCGTCGAGCTGCCGCTAAAGGACCCGGATGCGTTCCGGCGTCTCGGCATTCGGCCGGCGAAGGGCTTCCTGCTGTATGGGCCTCCGGGCACGGGCAAGACCCTGCTCGCCAAGGCGGTGGCGCGCGAGGCGGAGGCGAACTTCATCGCCACCAAATCGAGTGACCTTCTGTCGAAATGGTATGGCGAGAGCGAGCAGCAGATCACGCGGCTATTCGCCAGAGCACGGCAGGTGGCGCCAACGGTGATCTTCATCGACGAGCTCGACTCGCTGGTGCCGGCGCGTGGCGGCGGCCTTGGCGAGCCGCAGGTGACCGAGCGGGTGGTGAACACGATCCTCGCCGAGATGGACGGGCTGGAGGAATTGCAGTCCGTGGTCGTGATCGGGGCGACCAACCGGCCCAATCTGGTCGATCCTGCGCTGCTGCGGCCGGGACGCTTTGACGAGCTGATCTATGTCGGGGTGCCGAATGCCGCCGGGCGCCGTCGGATTTTGGCCATTCAGACGCAGAAGATGCCACTGGCCGATGATGTCGACCTGGATGTGATCGCCGAGCGCACCGATCGCTTCACGGGCGCGGATCTGGAGGATGTGGTGCGGCGCGCCGGTATGATCGCGCTGCGCGAATCACTTCAGACGAAGGAAGTGCGTCAATCGCACTTCCTCGCCGCGCTGGAGGAGTCGCGTGCGAGCGTTACGTCGGAAATGGAGCGCGACTACGAGCAGATTGCGGCCAAGCTGAAGCAGGACGCGGCGTCGATCCAGCCGATCGGGTTCATCACCCCCGGGCAGCTGACGCCTAGGGGAGAGAAGAAGGACTGA
- a CDS encoding LysR substrate-binding domain-containing protein — protein MRRLPPLTAIEAFVAVARLGSVKAAAEELALSAPALSRRLQTLERFLGRPLFDRRHQAMVLNGDGDRLLAQIAPLLDQLSDAVESMTSAAEVLRLRLGVLPLFASQRLFPRLAELRSAHPELHLDIDTGAHGMARLGEGLDAVIALARDVDPGLYARRLDRNMVYVIGARSLIERSDPIIHPQQLATLTALVHREMPDTFVAWRTAAGLHDIEPLAVDHFDSGALMLEAAAQGLGVAFMHESHFLDAGDPRLVRLFDVEVESPYSYWFVCRPRALQLKQVRIFRDWLITTLGSEAV, from the coding sequence ATGCGCCGACTGCCGCCGCTGACCGCAATCGAGGCATTCGTTGCCGTCGCGCGGCTTGGATCGGTCAAGGCGGCTGCGGAGGAACTCGCGCTGTCTGCCCCGGCGCTCAGCCGTCGATTGCAGACGCTGGAACGTTTTCTCGGCCGGCCGCTGTTCGATCGTCGTCACCAGGCCATGGTCCTGAACGGCGACGGCGATCGTCTGCTGGCGCAGATCGCGCCGCTTCTCGATCAACTGTCCGACGCCGTCGAATCCATGACCAGCGCGGCGGAGGTCCTTCGGCTCCGGCTCGGCGTGTTGCCGCTGTTCGCCTCTCAGCGCCTTTTCCCACGACTGGCGGAATTGCGCTCCGCTCACCCAGAACTGCACCTCGACATCGATACCGGCGCCCATGGCATGGCGCGGCTGGGCGAAGGGTTGGACGCCGTGATCGCCCTGGCGCGCGATGTCGATCCTGGCCTCTATGCACGGCGACTGGACCGAAACATGGTCTATGTGATCGGTGCCCGATCATTGATCGAGCGGTCTGATCCCATCATCCATCCGCAGCAGCTCGCAACGCTCACCGCGCTCGTTCACCGCGAAATGCCGGATACGTTCGTCGCCTGGCGAACCGCTGCCGGCTTGCACGATATCGAGCCGCTTGCCGTCGACCATTTCGATTCCGGCGCGCTGATGCTGGAGGCCGCGGCTCAGGGCCTGGGCGTTGCCTTCATGCATGAAAGCCATTTTCTGGACGCCGGCGATCCCCGCCTCGTCCGGCTCTTCGATGTCGAGGTGGAAAGTCCGTACAGCTATTGGTTCGTCTGCCGCCCGCGCGCGCTGCAACTAAAGCAAGTGCGCATCTTCCGCGACTGGCTGATCACCACGCTGGGGTCCGAGGCGGTCTGA